A region of the Epinephelus fuscoguttatus linkage group LG13, E.fuscoguttatus.final_Chr_v1 genome:
ATTAAAAagcaaaatctcaaaatatCCATAAAAGTACCTTTAAAATTTCTCAAACTTTTTGTTTGGCATTATGCAGGTTTGAGGTATTAATCTGTAACCTCAATACAAATACGCTTTCCCTATAATATTGCTGAAGCTACTGCCATTGCAGTTTGTAAATGACCAcaggtcattcattcattcattcattctcagCCATGGATGGTTTATATCACAGGGCTGGCACACAGAGACTAGCAgtcattcacgctcacattcacatctacggcCAAtttttagagtcaccaattaacctaacctgcatggaCTGCGGTAGGAAGCCAGAGAACCTGGATAAAACCCCTGCTGACATgcggagaacatgcaaactccacacagatgGGATCTAGCCGGCTGGCGGTGCAAACACGGATCCCTCCTGCTGTGAGACAACAGTGCCACTGCAGCACCGTGCCACCCTACTTTTGAGGTATTGACTGAAAATTATGCAGTGCCAAGTAGTACTGAAACGCTTCCAGTCAAACGATACCTGGATTTGATGCTTATTGCGTCAGGGTTCTGATCCCAGATGGTCCTGTCTCTTGACTTTCAGTAGCTGCCGTCTCTGcagctgctctcctcccagcgaACCCAGTTCAACGTCTGCTGGGTAAGCAGGAGCTAacatagcagcagcagcttacaTCTAAGGTAGAGCCATTGAATGATCCCGCAAATTCACCCTGATACCGAAACGGCTTGACTCTGTTAATAACTATTAGCTTACCCTAACCTTTAGCTGTTTTATGCTAACAGTTATCCCTGTAACTGTGGGTAGTCAGATGACTCTCACCCACTGTTCCTGGGCTCAAACTCcctcagcagcagctacaaccagAACAGTGTGTGGTGTGGGGAAGTTGAGTGCAGAGCTTTTGATGTAGTTGGCAATACAGCGGGTGGAGATGCTACAAAAATATTCCAAAGTCTGACTATACCACACGTCACTCCATTCACATTATTGATATCGAATGAAGCACTGTTGGCATTAATCACCTTAAGGGTGCTATGACTGGCACTGGTATCTTAATTTTTTTAAGATACCCAGTCTATGAGCATTCTGTCAGATAAGTGTGTAAGTAAAATATTGTACTGGCTTGAAGTGAAAATGGTGTCTGGATGATACAGAATTtcacctctctgtcctctgtaatATTTTTCCAGAGTGCATATTTCAGAAGAGTTGGAAAAAACCCTTACACAGTAGCACAGGAACTGGGGGCCAAGCAGGAGGAGACGTATTACGGTGAGATACCAAGTTATTGTGTTTCACTGTGCAATTTATACTTGTCTTGTTGTGCTGAAACAAATTGTGATTGCATCAGTGACAGCTCTCTAAATCAGTGTAGATAACACACTGTTTCCTGCATTAAGATCACTTTGATACAAACATACCACtagattattttttcattcattaagGTATGAAGTTGTGATTGTTCACAGGAAATAAGATCATTTTTAGTCTCAATACAGAGGAAAAAATCCAGttacattaaaaactgatttgTAATGCTTATTTTATAGATTGTGGTTTAAGTGACACACGATTAAATTCTCATGTTAAGTAGACACTCTCTTGTTTCCCCTAAAGGCCAAACACAACAAAGGCTCTAATCAGGAAAACACAGCAGACTCTGTAGCTGCTCAGAGGGTGTGCTCTCAAAAATAGGTCCTTGGTTTTTGCCCCAACCTATCTGCTGTGAGGTTCATAGGTCACTGCTGTCTCATGTTTATAAACACTGTCTTGTCGACAGCCGTGAAGTAGGCTTGTAACCGCACTTAACGTCTGCAGCCTTGAGTCAGTACGGCATCATTTGCTCCTTGGCCAAACTTAATTTCACACACCACCCATTCCAAGGGCACACAGTGGTAAGTAGCCTCACTTCCAGTCTCTAAAGGTAACTTAGCAGAATGAAGTCGGTGTTAAGTGACCGGTTTTATTTGATGTGGTATTAAAATGGTTGATTTGCTTACAGTTTTTAAAGGTGTTAAGTTGCGCTTTCCAGTTTACAACCTGGATAGCTCATTATAAAAGTGTAAAAGTTGGGTTTAATTTGGCTGTTTTATAACTGTAGCGTGTGCAAAAGAGTGACAGCATAGCAACGTCATATGATGGGTGACAAATAAATTACCAATGATATAATATTACATCAAGTATTTTATTGCGTAGAAATTAAACAGTATTAGTGAAAACTGTTTCTGCAAAAGTTTTTTATCTTGTTATATTTGAAGAAGGAAGTCCATAACAGGCTGATAGTTATTAGCTGATAAGCGGTTGATGTCGTCTGCACAATGATCAAAGCTTTGAAGGATAAACAAGAGCTTAGtttaaagcccagctggatctttttgaatttttattctctgtaaaatattttcatgGGGTGAAACAAATATATTGTTAGGGGTGTATTTTTGTTGGATGATTCACTTTAGAGCAATAAATGTGTGCTTTTTTTACGCTCTCCCAAAAACACTAAGTAACAGTGGTCCATTGTAAGTCTATCACTGATatgttctgtttttaaatgGGGCTCTTGTGCAGTGGTATTTAAGTGATCTTTGACTCgttctctgtgtcctctctttTGAGTTTGTTTTGGAATTTCTTGCTTCCAGAAAGAAATCAATGTGGACATACTGTGCTCTTTTTCTCTTGTTGTTGCTCCCACAAGCAGACAGTGTACAATCTGTTGTTACTCGCCTTGACAACTGTGAGGAGGATCTATCACCctctttgtttttaacatttagcCCAGTATCTGTAGTCTGCACAGCACAAATCTATTCCCTCAAGATGCACATGCTGTAAATCCAGTATAAACTTTGCTAACAAGCTGGCTGCCAAAggcctttgtgtttgtgtgtgtgtctggtctcCGCTGTGTGCCATTTTACCATTATCCAGCAGTATTCCTCATCTGACCTCActttactcctcctcctcttcttcctccacccccaccctcaCCCCTCACGCATCAACCACCCACGGGCTTCACAAGAGACCTTATGAGGATCATTTGACTGGAATGATATTGCTGCTTCAGGCTTTTTAGAGTTGGggaaaacaagcaatttgttaCACAATTCTCAGTAGAGAGTTTATTGTGCTCCAGAAGGCTCCCCGATTCAGTTATTAGATccgttatgctaagctaaacggTAGCCGTCTAGGTGGTTTGAAGGCGGTGTTTATGCAGACTTATTAATCTTTTTTGTGCGTGTGAACATGTGAACTAATGCAGACCCTGTGACACTGAAATGGGTGAATGTCAGTGTGCATCACTGCTAGGGAAGCTCTGATTGGGCTTTTTAAGGCTGCTATTGTTCACTGATTTAATTACCTCTGGATTATTCAATCTGATACTGGTCGTTCTATTTACAtacatgtttttacagtgtttccacacaaaagtcaaagtaaaagcaaTCACTCTGCCTCTTGTCTTTTAACCATTAGCATTGTGAGTGTGCTGTAAATTTACTTTGAGCAAATATGCATAGGCATTAGCATATGTTTTATAAACCCACACACCACGGCATTTATAGCCTAAGCTAATTTGTGATGGCCATCCCTAGAATagcatttaaaatacataaaactcATCAACAAATACACAGGAGGCAGTTCAAAACACAAACTAAGCAAATACATACTAAAAGTAATGACTTTTAAATGGAATTTTATTGAGGTGATTTTATTATGTTGTAAAAGTCCAAAGTCCAAAGTAATTATCCCAAATGTTTCACACGTGAAGATTTATGTTCCTGATATAATGCATAGTTCCTTGCATTGGCCTTCCTTGCATCaatttgattattttgtgtgatatttgcacatatttgcCATATTCAGATAGAAatcaatgtcagaaaaatatgaatattgtcagggcttgacgctaactttgttcccaaggagcacatgtgctcctaagttgaaaaagtaaggagcgcacaaagaactttaggggcacaatgtaaattgatcaaataaagtgttttccgtaataaacatgatgcaaatagacatttacaagcaaaattatttaattaatttgtatacaaaatgtacagaaaggtaaaatcatcaagttttgaaaaagtattgtaatttaattttgtctttaatgttattatcttatattcaattcaattcaattcaattttatttataaagcccaatatcacaaatcacaatttgcctcagggctttacagcatacgacatccctctgtccttatgaccctcacagcggataaggaaaaactcccccaaaaaaaaccctttaacggggaaaaaaaacggtagaaacctcaggaagagcaactgaggagggatccctcttccaggacggacagacgtgcaatagatgtcgtacagaacagatcagcataacaaattaacagtaatccatatgacacaatgagacagagaaagagagagagagagagagagagagagagagagagagatatgcaggtaatgacagtagcttacaacaacattattgaaagtaataatattatagttatagttctggctactgcggtacaatatgttgaaagtatgtattaatatctggcagtatacatgtgtgacaatagtcatatgtgtataataacagtagaagtatgactaatgactaatgatggcagcagcagcaggaggcatctggcaggaccacggcagcagcacaaccacacacgtcacgctgtccaggcaccactgcgatatgagttaacctgagagacagtggagcacaaaggctccggagaagaagccgagttagtgacatccagaatggccgagttagcaagatgcagtaatagaatacgagagagagagagtgagagtgagagtgagagagtgagagtgagaaagtgcccggtgtattataggggggtcctccgacagactaggcctaagtcagcttaactaggggctggtacagggcaagcctgagccagccctaactataagctttatcaaagaggaaagtcttaagtctagtcttaaatgtgaagacggtgtctgcctcccggaccgtaacaggaagatgattccacaggagaggagcctgatagctgaaggctctggctcctgatctacttttggagactttagggaccacgagtaaccctgcgttctcagagcgcagtgttctggtgggataataaggcactatgagctctctaagatatgacggagcttgaccatttagagctttataagttaacagtaggattttaaattcaattctagattttacagggagccagtgcagagaagctaaaacaggagaaatatgatctcgtttcttagttcctgttagtacacgtgctgctgcattctgaattagctggagagtttttaaggacttactagagctacctgataatagagagttacagtaatccagcgttgaggtaacaaaagcgtggaccaatttttctgcatcttttcgggtcaggataggccaaattttcgcaatattacgcagatgaaaaaatgcagtccgtgaggtttgttttaaatgagaattaaaagacaaatcttgatcaaatattactccgaggtttcttacggtagtgctagaggccagagcaatgccatctagagaaactatgtcatcagataaagagtctctgacttgtttggggccaagaacaataacttcagttttgtctgaatttaacatcaggaaattggtgctcatccaggtttttatgtctttaaggcagttatggagtttagttaattgattactttcttctggcttcatcgataaataccgctgtgtatcatccgcataacaatggaaatttatagagtgatttctaatgatgttacctaaaggaagcatatatagagtaaataggattggtccgagcacagaaccttgcggaactccaaaacaaactttggtacgtaaggacgattcattatgagcacgtgaacaaactgaaaacgatcagataaataagatttaaaccagctcagtgcagaaccttttaggccaattaagtgatccagtctctgcagtagaatttgatggtcaattgtgtcaagcgcgcactaagatctaataaaacaagtacagaggcagtcctttgtctgaagcaatcagaaggtcatttgtaattttaactagtgctgtctcagtgctatgatgcactctaaatcctgactgaaattcctcaaatagattattatcatggagaaaatcacacagctggtctgcgactactttctcaaggatctttgacataaagggaagattagatattggtctatagttggctaacacctctggatccagggtgggtacatagcctgttaataaggatatattgatcatatctaatatatgagtgttaactaaaggaaagacctccttaagtagcctagttgggatggggtctaagagacacgttgatgatttggatgaagaaatcaatgcggtcaattcttgaagagaaattggggagaagcaatctaaatatatattaggttttacagctgtgtttgaggttagataggtactatctgaggacaggaggtcatgaattttgcctctaatagttaggattttgtcattaaaaaagctcataaaatcattactgctaagggctaaaggaatacaaggctcaatagagctctgactctcagtcagcctggctacagtgctgaaaagaaacctggggttgttcttattgtcttctattaatgctgagtaatagtttgctctggcattgcggaggcccctcttataagttttgagactgtctgtccatattaaacgagattcttccagtttggttaatcgccaattcctttcaaattttcgcgatatttgttttaacttacgggtttgagagttataccaaggagtgaactttctttgcttctttaacttctttttaagaggagctacagagtcaagtgttgttcgcagcgagcctacagtgctatcgacaaaatgatcaaagtcgatacaggaaacctctgttactgagggacttggtattgaatttaatgacggagtaatcttttccttaaattttgcgacagcactatctgataaacctctagtatagtaactgttgctgagtggcgtgtaatcgagtaaaaagaaatcaaaagtaatcagataatgatccgatagcgagggattctgtggaaagacttttagattatcaatttcaattccatacgtcagaactagatcgagggtatggttaaaacagtgagtgggttcatgtacaccctgactgaagccaatggagtctaataatgaaataaacgcggtagccagggagtcattatcaacgttgacatgaatgttaaaatcgcctacaataataactttatctgatttaagaagtaaactggataaaaactctgagaattcagatacaaattcagaatatgggccaggagcacggtacactataacaaataaaagtggctgcgaggttttccaggtcggatgtaaaagactaagaacgaggctttcaaatgaattataatctagtttaggtttagggctgattaacagactagagttaaaaatggctgcaactccccctcctcggccactgcctcgaggaatgtgggtattattatgactgggaggagtggactcatttagactaacatattcatctggacacagccaggtttcagtgagactgagtaaatcaatatgattatctgatattaattcgtttactaacactgctttagacgatagagacctgatatttaacagtccgcatttaattctcctgttttgtctttctgtcacagaagaggttttaatttttatgaggttgttatgcacaactcctctttgtttaattttagatttaaataatttaggtggtcggggacagacaccgtttgtataaaactatgaaaactatggctgggtaactgaactagaagctcagagaggcgtataggactgcgactctgagtcctggtctcaactctgggttgtcagggatttaaattactaataaagttagccaggttcctagaaatgagagcagctccatccaaagtgggattaatgccgtctctcctaataagaccaggttttccccagaaagtttgccaattattaacgaaacccacatcgtttgctggacaccacctggacagccagcgattaaatgatgacatgcggctaaacatgtcatcactggtcagatttgggaggggtccagagaaaactacggagtccgacatcgtttttgcatattcacacaccgaggcaatattaattttagtgacctccaaTTGGCGTAAccaatctttgcaatatgattatcttacataatgttattactatcctaaaacattctccaggtcctctgaaactctgcaggacttaagcgtctttcacacagagctttcgcgGCGCCCACCGTggggtagggcgcagaggacaggatttgggggagtacaggctcgttcaggagctacagctccatggtgaccgctttcgggtctacttcaggctcgttcaggagctacagctccatggtgaccgctttctggtctacttcaggctcttctctgctattggacaCGCGGCGCCGAGATGTTGTCACAGCGTGTtgtggtgaaattaaaaaaatttcaattcGAGCACAGGCTGGCGGCACGTGGCGCTCAGCTCGGCGGCGGAGCGGCGCGCTCTTGCAccgcggtagcacatacacaatgaatgggttcgttggcggaggtctgcgctttgcgcgctctgtgtgaaaagggctttatttccaccctgcccagcagcagtaccgtggcgaacggtccctaaaggcctctacacatgatcagctgtaaaaccgctttgcgctggctgtcccattgtttgtctatggagagggcagcaacgcctgacaaagcggcactGCTACCCTTGGCGTCGTGCacgatattcattgtgccgacagtggcttggaaaaccgcccataaccgtgtcacacggggaagagggcagagggaaggcagctggagttcctccaacatttgcggttagattatcatatttttttattgacaaaaatataggctgcttcggctgattttttttttatgagcacatgtgcccctaaatattttttacagttcacacacacctatttttagtcgcaaatgtgagtgaaacgCTCACACTGTCGAGCCCTGATTGTGATAGTTCAGTCTAACTTTCAGTATGCTCATTTTATCAGTAGGTCTAGACAGCAGAGCATTTTGAGTAATCACATGAAAAATCAGACATTTTACTTGTCTTACACACCTGataaaaaatccaaacatgATACAGAGTTACAGTTGCCATTGCCATATTCTTTATAAATAGATTTCAGCATGTGTATGCAGTCCTAGTAGTaatgaccaatcatgtttgatcACATTGGCTGATCTCTGAACTAGGaatgtcagttttttcttttactacgttagcaccactagccgtgCTGACACTACGAATGGTGGGAACATATCAACAATGCTAAAGGAGGTTTTATGGCTCAAAACTGAACTGATTACTCGCTGGGGGAGACTGGAGGGTTGGCACATGCACGTTCTACAGCAATACTGTTGGGTCAGGACAGCGTAACTAGTGGTAATGGCCAAATGAGCAGCACCAACAACAGCTAGCTCCTGCCAGACCTgggtggtgtgcagtgcagtaaactaaGGAGCAAAAAATCCAACCTGACTGGTTTAAAATATTCTCAATGGTTAACCGATCAATGGTTAACCATTGACATCATGACCAGGAACCCATCGACTGTTGTCTCATGCTTGATTAGCtttatattagctttttttaaatgtagctGCATTTGCCGAAATGACTGGCACACAAAAGAAGAAGTCTTGACTGGATTCACTGGATTTCTGCAGTGGCTACACCGGACCAGCCCAAAATATTGGTTGTTACCCCAAAAAGGCTTTATCTTCGTCAGGCTGGGTTCCGAAATTGCCATGGTCATTAATCAGTCCAACTATTTATAAGTAACACAGTCACCATGGTCTTTTGCCGTCTTGGTCTTTGAATTGAGTGAGGTGATAAGGAGCAAGATACAGCTGCTCAGAGTGTGAGTGACACTACGGACATGAAACCATTTGATAgagcccaaaaaaaaaccccatacgTACAAAAACCTGCTTTCATTTGTGAAATAGGTGTGAAATTATCGTTTAGAGGAGCACTATATAGGAACATAAACTCACCAGTAAAACAGTCTACCTTGTTGTTTAAGCTGTTACTTATACTGTTACTTTCCTGTGTTGGCAGGGGACCAGAAGTAAGGGGACAATGCGAGTCCACGTGCACACCAagttctgtttcctgtgtgtgctcaccttCCTATTCCATCAGTGCAACCACTGCCATGGAGAAGGACATGACCATCAGCATGGCGGACATCACCATGCTGACCACAACCACGCCCACAGTGACCTGCAGATTTCCGAGGCTCCGTATGTGAAAGGAGCCACTTTGTCCCCAGAGTCCAACAATCCTCAACAGCACGCTCTAGAAGAGGAGCAGCGCTTCTACATCCAGCAGCTCTTCAGACGCTACGGCCAAAAAGACCGGCTAGATTTCCAGGGATTTCAGAATCTGCTTTTTAGTTTGGGTTTGGGTGAGGTGAAGGTGGTAGATCTAGATCACGAGGAGCTTGGCCATGACCATGTAGCTCACCTCGACTTGGTGGATATGAAGGAGGGGCTTCATTCACACTCATCCACCAGTGAGGGCCGTGGTGCAGGTCACGGTCACGGTCACGGTCACGGACATGGTCATCCACACCACAAGCCTGGCACCCACCATCCACACACAGAGCAAGTTCCGACAAAATGCACCCAGCACACCACTGCTGCCAGTCCAGCTGCTGGTGTACCTACAGGACATGACCATGATCATGACCACAGTCATGACCACGATCATGACCACGATCATGGGCATGATGCAGAACATAATCATGATCACACCAAAGCAGAGGGTAGTGACCATAAACATTCTGGTGGGCATGTGCAGGACACACATGATCATGCCCATTCCCATGATCACGCACATGACAAAGAGCACAAACATGAGCAGGCACAGGTGAACTCTAACAAGGACCTGTCCTCTCAGCCTCACGGTGATCATGACCACAGCGATCACGACCAAAGTGACCATGACCACAGTGATCATGACCCTGACCACAATCATGTTCCCGAAGTGCAGCCAGGCATAGACGTTCCTCCACTCAGCCAGGAACAGCAGCCCTCTACCCAGTCGGAGCCGTCCCAGGTCCCTCAAGTGCCGCAGTCCTCTCCTGCCACCACAGAAAGTCGGCCCAAGAAGCCGAGAAAGCCAGGCAGGGGCAGAGGACAGGGAGGGCGAAACAAAAGTCCTGCTTCTGATAGCCATGACCATCAATCTGAACACAGTCATGACCATGATCATGGTCATGGTCACAGCCATTCTCATAAAGATAAGAGAGAAGCACCAGGAGAGCCTGCCAACCCCACATTGCCAGTCCCCGCCTTGTATGGCCACCCAGAAGGATCGGCTCACCAGCATGAAGAGGTAAGACATGTTTGAACTCACTGACTGATGTTAGCTTTGGTAAGCGAGAAGCTCTATATCAAGAGCTTGTGTTTCAAATATGAACAGATTCATAGAAGTGGCAAGTGGCAAGAAGTGCAATTGGAGAGACCTTAACAAAtcagagaaatgaaatgtgacATAGCGCTGATCAACAGACAAATGTGAACAGACTACAGTGTGCAGGGATGATCTGTGATGGTGCATCAGTATGTGTATGAAGGAGTGTTGCCGTTTTTGCCTTTAGAATTTAAAAATAGTTCTTCATCAGaaagttccacatcagctgcagccatcttggttgttgTCACGTATTTTGAGTAAAGTGTGTCCCATATTTAGTAAACTGTTGTGATTAGCCCAACCAAGGCCAGTCGCCTGGAAATCTGTCTGAACGAGAGGGGGACCAGAtgcatctgccagagcaaaaaaacaaacaaacaaaaaaacatgagctCCCAGATTCATCTGGTTCCAAGGCTCGGAAGTTTGTGTACAAATTGAATTGTGGAATTAAAAAGTTAACTCTTTCTTGATTCTGCCTGTAAAGGTCTCAATGGGTTGGGTTTCATAGAAATTAGCCCTTTAAAAAGCTGTCGAATTGGAACTACCACTGAAAGTTTTCAGCCCATTTCTATAGCACAGTCCGCTTCTCCTCTCCAGTGTTCAAATGTCAGTATTGTTCAAACAGTCATGCATTCGCCCAAATACTTTGCTTTTACAGCCACGTTTCAAGTTTAGAGGTGAGTTTTACCTGTTAGTTTTTATGTTATTGTATTGATAACTTTAATTACTTAAGTTTTAATATAGCCAGTTGTTTCTTTCCCTTACACTGTTACTATCTCCTTCTCCTTCCAGTGTTTGAACCTGACTCAGCTCCTCACCTACTATGGCCTGAGTCCCGATTCACTCATCTCCCCCAGCCAGTTCACCTACCTGTGTCCTGCCCTGCTCTACCAGATAGACAGTCGCGTCTGCATCCGCCATTACCACCAGATGGACGTGGAGCAGGAAGCCTTGGAGCAAGCCAGTTCCAGTAAGTGCCGAGCGTCTTATTGATCCACTCCATTTTAATTGAAAAGACTTGtaatgcagaaacaaacaaacagtaatttcagCTGGTGTGAACTCAACACTGCTGAGAGTGCCGTCCAATGTACTTGAGACCCCACTTGGGTTTTGAAGGATATGAGGGACAATGTGAAGGGTTTAACCTCATTATGGATGTTAGAGGTTTGTCCAAGCTGCATCAAGAGCCTGCAGCTCTTCACCAAACCATTGTTCTGCATGAAAGGGAAATGAAATTGCATTAAGAGCACGCAAACATCACAACACTCTCCTTCAGTGACACCATTTTCCTGTGATGTTTGTGCATCTTGGTGACAGCCATCAACTGCTTATATGGATCAAAAAGCTTCAGACAGAAGCATTCCTGTACAAatgttttatataatttatttacagTAATCAAGTAGTCTGCTTACAGTGTCCATCTTAGGGCTTTTCATACATGACAACacattgaaaacattttttaaactacaataattctattttatttttttttactttgcctCGTCGTAACCTGTCTGCTTCCAGCTGGCTACCCAAGGCACATTGAAGTCAtgatggaaaaaagaaagttatttcctctcagtcAAAAACATAGTCTCCTTGAAGCTTATGACAAACTGCCAAAAACGAGCCAACAGGATGCAGCAGCGAAACTTGGTGTTCCTTAGGCTACCTTCTGCAGTGCACTCAAACATCAAGAAACAAGTCTTGGCTGCTAGTgatggaaacagaaaatgtttcccCATGCATAttcagcagcattttaaaacCAGTTCAGTAAACAGCCatgtaataaatatacaaatatggCTGTAATAATCATTCACTATTAGTGATCAATTTGACCGGCATAGACGTGATTGCTTAAAGTGCTTTCCACTGTAGCCATAAGTTTAGATTGGAGAGCTCTGTCA
Encoded here:
- the LOC125899724 gene encoding LOW QUALITY PROTEIN: zinc transporter ZIP10-like (The sequence of the model RefSeq protein was modified relative to this genomic sequence to represent the inferred CDS: inserted 1 base in 1 codon), which gives rise to MGLAECIFQKSWKKPLHSSTGTGGQAGGDVLRGPEVRGQCESTCTPSSVSCVCSPSYSISATXCHGEGHDHQHGGHHHADHNHAHSDLQISEAPYVKGATLSPESNNPQQHALEEEQRFYIQQLFRRYGQKDRLDFQGFQNLLFSLGLGEVKVVDLDHEELGHDHVAHLDLVDMKEGLHSHSSTSEGRGAGHGHGHGHGHGHPHHKPGTHHPHTEQVPTKCTQHTTAASPAAGVPTGHDHDHDHSHDHDHDHDHGHDAEHNHDHTKAEGSDHKHSGGHVQDTHDHAHSHDHAHDKEHKHEQAQVNSNKDLSSQPHGDHDHSDHDQSDHDHSDHDPDHNHVPEVQPGIDVPPLSQEQQPSTQSEPSQVPQVPQSSPATTESRPKKPRKPGRGRGQGGRNKSPASDSHDHQSEHSHDHDHGHGHSHSHKDKREAPGEPANPTLPVPALYGHPEGSAHQHEECLNLTQLLTYYGLSPDSLISPSQFTYLCPALLYQIDSRVCIRHYHQMDVEQEALEQASSMWVWLWGFVSITIISLLSLLGVVLVPILKQSCFKFLLTFLVALAVGTLSGDALLHLLPHSQGQHDHSASEKSHSTDLATAFDGVWKGLTALAGIYLLFIIEHCIGMFKHYKDHGGMKKTSEEGKIGRKLSDHKLNRRSDAEWLHLKPLSEDPDNTAISCDNGHNDTQLTELQTPDSPTNKTPLAPTNPLQDPLSPTKENGRKAKRHGHSHGHGHSHGGNCHSDQEMKDAGIASIAWMVIMGDGMHNFSDGLAIGAAFSANLTGGISTSVAVFCHELPHELGDFAVLLKAGMSVKQAIVYNVLSALMAYVGMLIGTAVGQYTHNVTSWIFAITAGMFLYVALVDMLPEMLHGDSEDHKRCQLGHFILQNLGMLTGFGIMLLIAIFEDRIVFDFGF